In one window of Tellurirhabdus rosea DNA:
- the kdsA gene encoding 3-deoxy-8-phosphooctulonate synthase translates to MNLPKLKHTDSGNFFLIAGPCAIESRDMALRIAERIVEITDRLRIPYIFKGSYRKANRTKLNSFTGIGDEAALAILKEVGETFTVPTLTDFHESGEAAMAAQYVDVLQIPAFLCRQTDMLTAAAETGKVVNIKKGQFMSGESMGFAVEKVQSVNPDAPVFLTDRGNSFGYGDLVVDYRNLPAMQAHGVPVVMDCTHSLQQPNQTSGVTGGKPALIATIAKAAIAVGADGLFIETHPVPSEAKSDGANMLALDRLEGLLEQLVRIRQAIM, encoded by the coding sequence ATGAATCTTCCCAAACTTAAACATACCGATTCGGGCAACTTTTTTCTGATTGCGGGCCCCTGCGCCATCGAAAGCCGGGATATGGCGCTGCGCATCGCCGAGCGCATTGTCGAAATTACGGACAGGCTCCGGATTCCGTACATCTTCAAAGGCTCTTACCGGAAGGCGAACCGCACGAAACTGAACTCCTTTACCGGCATCGGCGACGAGGCGGCGCTGGCAATCCTGAAAGAAGTGGGGGAGACGTTCACGGTCCCGACGCTGACGGATTTTCACGAATCCGGGGAGGCGGCGATGGCGGCCCAGTACGTTGATGTGCTCCAAATTCCGGCTTTTCTGTGCCGACAAACGGATATGCTCACGGCCGCTGCCGAAACGGGCAAGGTAGTGAACATCAAAAAAGGCCAGTTCATGTCCGGCGAATCCATGGGTTTTGCCGTCGAAAAAGTGCAGTCGGTGAACCCCGACGCGCCGGTTTTCCTCACCGACCGGGGTAATTCCTTCGGGTACGGCGACCTGGTCGTGGATTACCGCAACCTGCCCGCCATGCAGGCGCACGGCGTTCCGGTGGTGATGGACTGCACGCACTCGCTGCAGCAGCCCAACCAGACCTCCGGCGTCACGGGCGGCAAACCGGCCCTGATTGCCACCATCGCCAAAGCGGCCATTGCCGTAGGGGCCGACGGACTCTTTATCGAAACCCACCCGGTTCCTTCCGAAGCCAAATCCGACGGAGCCAACATGCTCGCCCTCGACCGGCTCGAAGGCCTGCTGGAGCAACTGGTACGGATTCGACAAGCCATCATGTAG
- a CDS encoding helix-turn-helix transcriptional regulator, giving the protein MNRTDRLTAILIHLQTKRVVRAQEIADRFGISLRTVYRDIRALEEAGVPIGAEAGIGYFLEDYHLPPVHLTRTEASALLFGAKLIEKLTDESVQTEFESALFKIKSVLKRGDKEHLEDLEPQVGVSRPRTVRTFSTAFLNDIQQAVAQNRVLQIEYLSIYNGQSTQREIEPVGLYYYGSAWHLIAFCRTRHDYRDFRIDRIKVLTNTGRTFVRHERLSLEAYLARERTREDMPTTDVTIRVKNNEARFMQEQRCTFGFVAEEDACDSVRMHFRTPFTEGLSRWLLSYGNAVTIESPESFLHLMQERAEEVRTHYLEGVVERLND; this is encoded by the coding sequence ATGAACCGCACCGACCGCCTTACCGCCATTCTGATTCATCTGCAAACGAAACGCGTGGTTCGGGCGCAGGAGATTGCTGACCGCTTTGGCATCAGCCTGCGGACGGTCTACCGCGACATCCGGGCGCTCGAAGAGGCGGGTGTGCCCATCGGGGCGGAGGCGGGCATCGGGTACTTTCTGGAAGATTACCACCTTCCGCCGGTTCACCTGACCCGGACGGAAGCAAGTGCCCTGCTGTTTGGGGCGAAACTGATCGAAAAACTGACCGATGAGTCGGTGCAGACGGAGTTTGAGTCGGCTCTGTTCAAGATCAAGTCCGTGCTGAAACGCGGGGATAAAGAGCACCTCGAAGACCTGGAACCCCAGGTGGGGGTTAGCCGTCCCCGGACGGTCCGCACGTTTTCAACCGCTTTTCTGAACGACATTCAGCAGGCCGTGGCGCAGAACCGTGTGCTGCAGATCGAGTACCTTTCCATCTATAACGGGCAGTCGACCCAGCGGGAAATCGAACCGGTCGGGCTGTATTACTACGGCTCAGCCTGGCACCTGATCGCGTTTTGCCGCACCCGCCACGACTACCGGGATTTTCGCATCGACCGGATTAAAGTGCTGACCAACACCGGCCGTACGTTTGTCCGGCACGAACGGCTCTCGCTGGAGGCTTACCTGGCCCGCGAACGGACGAGGGAGGACATGCCGACGACGGACGTAACGATCCGGGTGAAAAACAACGAAGCCCGTTTCATGCAGGAACAGCGGTGTACGTTCGGCTTTGTAGCGGAAGAAGACGCCTGCGATTCCGTCCGGATGCATTTTCGGACGCCCTTTACGGAAGGGCTCAGCCGGTGGCTGCTGAGTTACGGCAACGCCGTGACCATTGAGTCGCCCGAAAGTTTTCTCCACCTCATGCAGGAACGGGCAGAAGAAGTCCGGACGCATTACCTGGAGGGAGTAGTGGAGAGGTTAAATGATTGA
- a CDS encoding VOC family protein gives MKLNAGIITEKLAETKAFYQNVLNFGVTFENDFYVLLHTPNRQAELSFLLPGHPSQQPVFQSRFDGRGVYLTIEVDNVDEEYNRIRALNVPLVVNLRDEPWGDRHFAILDPNGIGVDVVTYRND, from the coding sequence ATGAAACTGAACGCAGGCATCATCACCGAAAAACTGGCCGAAACCAAAGCGTTCTACCAGAACGTCCTGAACTTCGGCGTTACCTTCGAAAACGACTTTTATGTGCTGCTGCACACGCCGAACCGGCAGGCCGAACTGAGCTTTCTGCTCCCCGGCCATCCGTCGCAGCAGCCCGTTTTCCAAAGCCGGTTCGACGGCCGGGGCGTGTACCTGACCATCGAAGTGGACAATGTCGATGAGGAGTACAACCGCATCCGTGCACTCAACGTCCCGCTCGTCGTTAACCTCCGCGACGAACCCTGGGGCGACCGCCATTTCGCCATCCTCGACCCGAACGGGATTGGGGTGGATGTGGTGACGTATCGGAATGATTGA
- a CDS encoding NUDIX domain-containing protein, which produces MNFCPNCGNPLTPGQAGGRERLVCSASCGYVYWNNPLPVVGAIVEYENNSVLLVQNVGWPKEWYGLVTGFLEGGEEPAAAVLREIREETGLEGQIVEQIGIYTFYQRNELIIAYHVRATGPIQVDPTEIQDYKLVPIDKLKPWPFGTGLAVKDWLGRRMIE; this is translated from the coding sequence ATGAACTTCTGCCCCAACTGCGGCAACCCTCTCACTCCCGGCCAGGCCGGAGGCCGCGAACGGCTCGTCTGCTCAGCTTCGTGCGGCTATGTCTACTGGAATAATCCGCTGCCGGTCGTCGGGGCGATTGTCGAATACGAGAACAACTCGGTGCTGCTCGTGCAGAACGTCGGCTGGCCGAAAGAATGGTACGGGCTGGTCACGGGTTTTCTGGAAGGCGGCGAGGAACCCGCCGCTGCCGTGCTGCGGGAAATCAGGGAAGAAACCGGCCTTGAAGGCCAGATTGTGGAGCAAATCGGCATTTACACCTTCTACCAGCGGAACGAACTCATCATCGCCTACCACGTCCGCGCCACCGGCCCCATTCAGGTCGATCCGACCGAAATTCAGGATTACAAACTCGTCCCCATCGACAAACTAAAGCCCTGGCCATTTGGCACAGGGCTGGCGGTGAAGGACTGGCTGGGGAGGAGAATGATTGAATGA
- the ruvX gene encoding Holliday junction resolvase RuvX, with translation MRLLAIDYGTKRTGLAVTDPLKIIATALETVPTHQLLDYLKKYTATEPVEAFIVGLPKRLDGTDTDNTPHVRGFVKRLQAAFPETPIHWHDERFTSSMALQAMIAAGSTKKDRRDKGNIDKVSAAIILQSYMQSEPGLR, from the coding sequence TTGAGGTTACTCGCAATTGATTACGGGACAAAGCGAACGGGGCTGGCAGTAACGGACCCGCTGAAGATCATTGCCACAGCGCTGGAAACGGTTCCGACGCATCAGTTGTTAGACTATCTTAAGAAATATACCGCAACCGAGCCCGTCGAAGCGTTCATCGTGGGGCTCCCCAAACGCCTCGACGGCACGGATACCGACAATACACCCCACGTTCGGGGCTTCGTGAAACGGCTGCAGGCCGCTTTTCCCGAAACGCCGATCCACTGGCACGACGAACGGTTTACGTCGAGCATGGCGCTTCAGGCAATGATTGCCGCAGGCTCCACCAAAAAAGACCGCCGCGACAAAGGCAACATCGATAAAGTCAGCGCGGCGATAATTTTACAATCGTATATGCAGTCAGAACCCGGATTACGCTGA
- the def gene encoding peptide deformylase, with product MIYPIIAYGDPVLRKRAQDIEQGSLDVKQLSEDMFETMYKASGVGLAAPQIGKSIRLFVVDGTPMNDDEDPDDEHDPSLDGFKKVFINPTILNEEGDEWAFEEGCLSIPQIRAEVYRPERVKIRYFDTDWNEHTEEYDGMAARIIQHEYDHLEGKLFTDYMSPLKRQLLKKKLADITKGKVKADYKMKFPKI from the coding sequence ATGATCTACCCAATTATTGCCTACGGTGATCCCGTTCTTCGGAAACGGGCGCAGGACATTGAACAAGGAAGTCTCGACGTCAAGCAACTGAGCGAAGACATGTTTGAGACCATGTATAAAGCGTCGGGCGTCGGACTGGCGGCTCCGCAGATCGGCAAAAGCATCCGGCTGTTTGTCGTGGACGGCACGCCCATGAACGACGATGAAGACCCGGACGACGAGCACGACCCGAGCCTCGACGGCTTTAAAAAAGTGTTTATCAACCCCACCATCCTGAACGAAGAGGGAGATGAGTGGGCCTTCGAGGAAGGCTGCCTGAGCATTCCGCAAATCCGGGCGGAAGTATACCGGCCCGAGCGCGTCAAAATCCGCTATTTCGATACCGACTGGAACGAGCATACGGAAGAATACGACGGAATGGCGGCGCGCATCATCCAGCACGAATACGACCACCTCGAAGGCAAACTCTTCACCGATTACATGTCCCCCCTGAAACGCCAGCTCCTCAAAAAAAAGCTGGCCGACATCACCAAAGGAAAGGTGAAGGCGGACTACAAAATGAAATTCCCCAAAATTTAG
- a CDS encoding amidohydrolase encodes MNVTLLQPNLHWENPTANRAALEEQIFALPQATDLIVLPEMFTTGFTMNAAAVAEPMNLTTFRWLKQMAAHTNAAVTGSYVVKEADRFYNRLVWMEPDGTFDTYDKRHLFRMAGEEQTYTAGTKRLIRHWRGWNICPLICYDLRFPVWSMAAGHAHPGFSSNAEEPAYDLLLYVANWPAPRRHAWNTLLQARAIENLSYVVGVNRVGEDGNGNPYSGDSAVVDFKGEVLFRADENEAVYQTELSLDDLRAFRERFPAYRDADGFTIDNSSI; translated from the coding sequence ATGAACGTCACCCTCCTCCAACCCAACCTCCACTGGGAGAACCCCACGGCCAACCGGGCGGCGCTGGAGGAGCAGATTTTTGCCCTTCCCCAAGCGACGGACCTCATCGTGCTGCCCGAGATGTTTACCACCGGCTTCACCATGAACGCCGCGGCCGTGGCGGAGCCGATGAACCTGACGACGTTCCGGTGGCTGAAACAGATGGCGGCGCACACCAACGCGGCCGTGACGGGCAGTTATGTCGTGAAAGAGGCGGACCGTTTTTACAACCGGCTGGTCTGGATGGAACCCGACGGCACGTTCGATACCTACGACAAGCGACACCTGTTCCGGATGGCCGGGGAGGAGCAGACCTATACGGCAGGCACCAAGCGACTCATCCGTCACTGGCGCGGCTGGAACATCTGCCCGCTCATCTGCTACGACCTGCGCTTTCCCGTCTGGAGCATGGCTGCCGGACATGCCCATCCGGGCTTTAGCTCGAATGCAGAGGAGCCCGCCTACGACCTGCTGCTGTACGTCGCCAACTGGCCCGCTCCGCGTCGCCACGCCTGGAATACGCTGCTTCAGGCCCGCGCCATCGAGAACCTGAGCTACGTCGTGGGCGTCAACCGCGTCGGCGAAGACGGCAACGGGAATCCGTACTCGGGTGATTCGGCGGTTGTTGATTTCAAGGGCGAGGTGCTGTTCCGGGCGGACGAAAATGAGGCTGTTTATCAGACGGAACTTTCGCTCGACGACCTGCGTGCCTTCCGCGAACGCTTCCCGGCCTACCGGGATGCTGATGGCTTCACAATTGATAATTCTTCAATATAA
- a CDS encoding pyridoxal phosphate-dependent aminotransferase has product MSAIVETTSLLADRINALEESSTLAMTKKARELAAQGHKVISLSVGEPDFKTPQHICEAAKKAIDDGFHGYSPVAGYPDLRKAIADKFKRENNIDWKPENVVVSTGAKHSLANVIQVLVNPGDEVIIFSPYWVSYSEMVKLAEGKSVIVEGTFENNFKVTPEQFEAAITDRTKVVMYASPNNPTGSVYSEAELRAIAEVVARHENIFVLADEIYEHINFTPTGHFSIGSIPEIKDRVITVNGVAKGFAMTGWRIGYIGAAKWIAEGVEKLQGQVTSGTNSIAQKATVAALNGPMEPTQEMAKAYERRRDLVVKLLKEVPGFKVNVPEGAFYAFPDVSAHYGKSDGETTIKDSDDFSTWLLEKAFVATVAGSGFGAPNCIRISTAAADEALEEAVQRIKDAVATLN; this is encoded by the coding sequence ATGTCTGCAATAGTGGAAACGACCAGTTTGCTGGCTGACCGCATTAACGCGCTCGAAGAGTCGTCAACGCTGGCCATGACGAAGAAAGCGCGGGAACTGGCCGCGCAGGGCCACAAAGTAATCAGCCTCAGCGTCGGTGAGCCTGATTTTAAAACGCCGCAGCACATCTGTGAAGCCGCCAAGAAAGCCATCGACGACGGGTTCCACGGTTACTCGCCCGTAGCGGGTTACCCGGATCTCCGCAAAGCCATTGCAGACAAGTTCAAACGGGAAAATAACATCGACTGGAAACCGGAAAACGTGGTCGTTTCGACCGGTGCCAAGCATTCGCTCGCCAACGTGATTCAGGTGCTGGTCAACCCCGGCGACGAAGTGATCATTTTCTCGCCGTACTGGGTGAGCTATTCCGAAATGGTGAAACTGGCCGAAGGCAAGTCCGTCATCGTGGAAGGCACCTTTGAGAACAATTTCAAAGTGACCCCCGAACAGTTTGAAGCCGCCATCACCGACCGCACGAAAGTCGTCATGTATGCTTCCCCCAACAACCCCACCGGCTCCGTCTACAGCGAAGCCGAACTGCGGGCGATTGCGGAGGTGGTCGCACGTCACGAAAATATTTTCGTGCTGGCCGACGAAATCTACGAACATATCAACTTCACGCCGACCGGCCACTTCAGCATCGGCTCGATTCCGGAAATCAAAGACCGCGTCATCACCGTCAACGGCGTAGCCAAAGGCTTTGCCATGACCGGCTGGCGGATCGGTTACATCGGTGCCGCCAAGTGGATTGCCGAAGGCGTCGAGAAACTGCAGGGCCAGGTGACGTCGGGCACGAACTCCATTGCTCAGAAAGCGACCGTCGCCGCCCTGAATGGCCCGATGGAGCCGACGCAGGAAATGGCAAAGGCCTACGAACGCCGCCGTGACCTCGTGGTGAAACTGCTGAAAGAAGTGCCGGGCTTTAAGGTCAACGTACCGGAAGGCGCGTTCTACGCTTTCCCGGACGTGAGCGCCCACTACGGCAAATCCGATGGCGAGACGACCATCAAGGATTCCGACGATTTCTCGACCTGGCTGCTGGAAAAAGCCTTCGTGGCTACGGTTGCCGGTTCGGGCTTCGGCGCTCCAAACTGCATCCGGATTTCGACCGCCGCCGCTGATGAAGCCCTGGAAGAGGCCGTGCAGCGCATCAAGGACGCCGTTGCGACGCTGAACTAA
- a CDS encoding bifunctional heptose 7-phosphate kinase/heptose 1-phosphate adenyltransferase, which produces MTIDEIFTAFDGLRVLIIGDVMLDSYVWGKVERISPEAPVPVVTVQKRELRLGGAGNVLLNVQALGAEAIICSVIGTDGPGDMLVNQLCERGLNCDGLIRSESRITTIKERIIAGSQQVVRVDTETDKLITKAERDNLIAKAKELIPSCQVVIFEDYDKGVLSREAIAEITNFANERGVPTVVDPKKRNFLEYHNTTLFKPNLKELKEGLKVDFDVDRREEFMAAVDELKTRLNVKGALITLSERGVFIDFNSERHHLPAHVRQISDVSGAGDTVISIAACCVALGLPPRFIAGLSNLGGGLVCEAVGVVPIDKQRLKAEAIREKLGQNGSTTR; this is translated from the coding sequence ATGACCATTGATGAAATATTTACCGCCTTCGACGGGCTCCGGGTACTGATTATCGGCGATGTCATGCTGGACTCGTACGTCTGGGGCAAAGTCGAGCGGATTTCACCCGAAGCACCCGTGCCGGTGGTGACGGTCCAGAAGCGGGAACTGCGCCTTGGCGGAGCCGGAAACGTCCTGCTGAACGTGCAGGCCCTGGGGGCCGAAGCCATCATCTGCTCGGTGATCGGCACCGACGGACCGGGCGATATGCTCGTGAACCAGCTTTGCGAACGCGGCCTGAACTGCGACGGGCTCATCCGCAGCGAATCGCGCATCACGACCATCAAGGAACGAATCATCGCCGGGTCGCAGCAGGTCGTGCGGGTGGATACCGAAACCGACAAACTCATCACCAAAGCCGAACGCGACAACCTCATCGCCAAAGCGAAGGAGCTGATTCCGAGCTGCCAGGTCGTTATTTTTGAAGATTACGACAAGGGCGTGCTGAGCCGGGAAGCCATTGCCGAAATTACGAATTTTGCCAACGAGCGCGGCGTGCCGACGGTGGTGGACCCCAAAAAGCGCAATTTTCTGGAATACCATAACACCACGCTCTTCAAGCCGAACCTGAAGGAACTGAAAGAAGGGCTGAAAGTGGACTTCGACGTTGACCGGCGCGAGGAGTTTATGGCCGCCGTCGACGAGCTGAAAACCCGTCTGAATGTGAAAGGCGCGCTGATTACCCTTTCCGAGCGGGGCGTTTTCATCGATTTCAACAGCGAGCGGCACCACCTCCCGGCGCACGTCCGGCAGATTTCGGACGTCTCGGGCGCGGGCGATACCGTGATTTCGATTGCGGCCTGCTGCGTGGCGCTCGGGCTGCCGCCCCGTTTCATCGCCGGACTGTCCAACCTCGGCGGCGGGCTGGTCTGCGAGGCGGTTGGCGTCGTCCCTATTGATAAACAACGGTTGAAGGCAGAGGCGATTCGGGAAAAACTGGGTCAGAATGGAAGTACAACAAGGTGA
- a CDS encoding GNAT family N-acetyltransferase gives MEVQQGEYLISTDPARLQFDVIHDFLANKSYWAPGISRETLRKQLDSSTLHYGLYHGENQVGYAQVLTNYTSFAYLGNVFVLEEHRGKGLSKWLMQTVMSHPDLQQIRRWMLATRDAHGLYRQFGFTELDKPELFMQKFDDRWGL, from the coding sequence ATGGAAGTACAACAAGGTGAATACCTGATTTCGACGGACCCCGCCCGGCTCCAGTTCGACGTCATCCACGATTTTCTGGCCAATAAATCCTACTGGGCCCCCGGCATCAGCCGGGAGACGCTCCGGAAGCAGCTCGACAGTTCAACCCTGCACTACGGCCTGTATCATGGCGAAAATCAGGTTGGCTATGCGCAGGTACTGACCAACTACACGTCCTTCGCTTACCTCGGCAACGTCTTCGTGCTGGAGGAACACCGGGGCAAGGGCCTGTCGAAGTGGCTGATGCAGACCGTGATGAGCCATCCGGACCTGCAGCAGATTCGCCGCTGGATGCTCGCCACCCGCGATGCCCACGGCCTGTACCGGCAGTTTGGTTTTACGGAACTGGACAAGCCCGAGCTCTTCATGCAGAAATTTGACGACCGCTGGGGGTTGTGA
- the hemE gene encoding uroporphyrinogen decarboxylase — protein sequence MNLQNDLLLRAARGEQVERVPVWMMRQAGRILAEYRAVREQAGSFIKLATTPELAAEVTIQPVDLLGVDAAIIFSDILVVPEAMGLPYEMIEQRGPVFPTTVRTSADLDKLRVSDPEEHLGYVLDAIKIVKRDLNGRVPLIGFAGAPFTIFCYMTEGKGSKTFSVAKKLLYTDPAFSHALLQKITDSTIAYLKAQVTAGANLVQIFDSWAGILSPEQYRTYSLPYIKQICDALSEAADVSVPVTVFAKGAFFARQEIGRLNCSVVGLDWNMDPAESRQLVPDITLQGNLDPCVLYSSFDGIRAEVKKMIDTFGKQRYIANLGHGVYPDTNPDNVRCFIEAVKEFGAV from the coding sequence ATGAATCTACAAAACGACTTACTGCTCCGGGCGGCCCGGGGCGAACAGGTGGAACGCGTGCCGGTCTGGATGATGCGGCAGGCGGGCCGAATCCTGGCCGAATACCGCGCCGTCCGCGAACAGGCCGGCAGTTTCATCAAACTGGCTACCACGCCCGAACTCGCCGCCGAGGTGACCATTCAGCCGGTGGACCTGCTGGGCGTCGATGCGGCCATCATCTTCTCCGATATTCTGGTCGTCCCGGAAGCGATGGGCCTCCCCTACGAAATGATCGAGCAGCGCGGGCCGGTTTTCCCGACGACCGTCCGGACTTCGGCCGACTTGGACAAACTCCGCGTTTCCGACCCCGAAGAACACCTGGGTTACGTGCTGGACGCCATCAAAATCGTCAAGCGCGACCTCAATGGCCGCGTGCCGCTGATCGGTTTCGCCGGGGCACCGTTCACGATTTTCTGCTACATGACCGAAGGCAAAGGCTCCAAGACTTTTTCGGTTGCCAAAAAACTGCTGTACACCGACCCCGCATTCTCGCACGCGCTGCTGCAAAAAATTACCGATTCGACGATTGCCTACCTGAAAGCGCAGGTGACGGCCGGGGCGAATCTGGTGCAGATTTTCGATTCGTGGGCGGGCATTCTGTCGCCCGAGCAATACCGGACCTATTCGCTGCCGTACATCAAACAGATCTGCGACGCCCTCAGCGAGGCGGCCGACGTGTCGGTGCCGGTGACGGTTTTTGCCAAAGGGGCGTTCTTTGCCCGGCAGGAAATCGGCCGGTTGAACTGCTCGGTAGTTGGTCTCGACTGGAACATGGACCCCGCCGAATCCCGGCAACTCGTGCCGGACATAACTTTGCAGGGCAACCTCGATCCCTGCGTGCTCTACAGCAGCTTCGACGGCATCCGCGCGGAGGTAAAAAAGATGATCGACACGTTTGGAAAACAGCGCTACATCGCCAACCTCGGCCACGGCGTTTATCCCGACACCAACCCCGACAACGTGCGGTGCTTCATTGAAGCGGTGAAGGAGTTCGGGGCGGTTTAG
- a CDS encoding haloalkane dehalogenase — translation MHFLRTPDARFHHLPDYPFAPHYVDIDGLCLHYVDENSADDLPDPRPETVLMLHGEPTWSYLYRKMIPVVAAAGYRVVAPDLIGFGKSDKPTEPGAYSYQQHVDWLTAFVEKLDLQNVTLVCQDWGGLLGLRVAAENGDRFARITASNTGLPTGDQAPNPAFTAWQTFARETPTLPVGTIVSGGCVNPLPPEVVAAYDAPFPDERYKAAARMFPSLVPTRPDDPAAPANRAAWDVLKTWQKPFLTAFSDGDPITAGGDRLLQKLIPGAQGQPHVTLTGAGHFVQEEKGDEWAERIIQFIRQK, via the coding sequence ATGCACTTCCTCCGCACCCCCGACGCCCGTTTCCATCACCTTCCGGACTATCCGTTCGCGCCACACTACGTCGACATCGACGGGCTGTGCCTGCATTACGTTGACGAAAATTCCGCCGATGATCTGCCCGATCCCCGGCCCGAAACCGTCCTGATGCTGCACGGCGAACCCACCTGGTCGTATCTCTACCGCAAAATGATTCCGGTCGTGGCCGCTGCGGGCTACCGCGTGGTGGCACCCGACCTCATCGGCTTCGGCAAATCCGACAAGCCGACGGAGCCGGGCGCTTACTCGTACCAGCAGCACGTGGACTGGCTCACGGCCTTCGTCGAAAAGCTGGATTTGCAGAACGTCACGCTCGTCTGCCAGGACTGGGGCGGGCTGCTGGGCCTGCGGGTGGCGGCGGAAAATGGGGACCGCTTTGCCCGCATCACGGCCTCAAACACCGGCCTGCCTACCGGCGACCAGGCCCCCAACCCGGCCTTTACCGCCTGGCAGACCTTTGCCCGCGAAACGCCCACGCTGCCCGTCGGCACGATTGTCAGCGGCGGCTGCGTAAACCCACTGCCTCCGGAAGTGGTCGCCGCCTACGACGCCCCGTTTCCCGACGAGAGGTACAAGGCCGCCGCCCGGATGTTTCCCTCGCTGGTGCCGACCCGCCCCGACGACCCCGCCGCGCCCGCCAACCGGGCGGCCTGGGACGTGCTGAAAACGTGGCAGAAGCCCTTCCTGACGGCTTTTTCGGACGGCGACCCCATCACCGCGGGCGGCGACCGTCTTTTGCAGAAGCTGATCCCCGGCGCTCAGGGACAGCCGCACGTGACGCTGACCGGCGCGGGTCATTTTGTGCAGGAAGAAAAAGGAGACGAGTGGGCCGAACGGATCATTCAATTCATTCGACAAAAATAA
- a CDS encoding DinB family protein: MVRLDDSQVTRLQSQYETVLRLVRQQPEEAVRHQPEPGRWSVHENLAHLGRYSQVFREERLPMILEGKEPMFARYRAEEDAYVPSWTDQNSQKLIDSFIHQRRQLTVQLMGLTEDELSRTGSHPLFGMMNVPEWTEFFLLHEAHHLLTVFRLLRSGK, from the coding sequence ATGGTTCGGCTGGATGATTCACAGGTAACGCGCTTGCAATCGCAGTACGAAACGGTTCTGCGGCTGGTCCGCCAGCAGCCGGAGGAGGCAGTGCGCCACCAACCCGAACCGGGCCGCTGGTCGGTGCACGAGAATCTGGCACATCTCGGGCGGTACAGCCAGGTATTTCGCGAGGAGCGTCTTCCAATGATTCTGGAAGGCAAAGAGCCTATGTTTGCGCGGTATCGGGCAGAAGAGGATGCCTACGTCCCTTCCTGGACCGACCAGAATTCCCAAAAACTGATTGACAGTTTTATTCACCAACGGAGGCAACTGACTGTCCAGCTTATGGGATTGACGGAGGACGAACTGAGCCGGACGGGTAGCCATCCTCTTTTTGGAATGATGAATGTTCCGGAGTGGACGGAGTTTTTCCTGCTGCACGAAGCGCACCATCTGCTGACGGTGTTTCGCCTGCTGCGGAGCGGGAAATAG
- a CDS encoding DUF167 domain-containing protein has translation MTLHLKVKPGSKVDLLFYDAAGLLNAKIKAPAQDGRANAYLTEFLARQLGLARSRVVLVSGFTNPHKKLEIDADEALIREKLSAVRVS, from the coding sequence ATGACGTTACATCTCAAAGTAAAGCCCGGCAGCAAGGTAGACCTCCTGTTCTACGATGCGGCCGGGCTGCTTAACGCCAAAATTAAGGCTCCGGCGCAGGACGGCAGGGCCAACGCCTACCTGACGGAGTTTCTGGCCCGCCAGCTCGGCCTCGCCCGGTCGCGGGTGGTGCTGGTTTCGGGTTTTACCAATCCGCACAAGAAGCTGGAAATCGACGCCGACGAGGCCCTGATTCGGGAGAAATTAAGCGCCGTACGGGTTTCCTGA
- a CDS encoding tautomerase family protein has product MSQVKIYGIEDQLRPIRNRLSDVIHSCVVDALQFPADKRAHRFFYLHPDDFFMPEGRSSQYLIIELLMIEGRTVETRKNLIRLLFERISQQLGLSVVDIEICILESPAHNWGFRGKTGDEAAISYKIDV; this is encoded by the coding sequence ATGAGCCAGGTCAAGATTTACGGGATTGAAGACCAGTTGCGGCCCATTCGCAACAGGCTGTCGGATGTGATTCACTCCTGCGTGGTCGACGCCCTGCAATTTCCGGCCGACAAACGGGCGCACCGGTTCTTTTACCTCCATCCGGACGATTTTTTCATGCCCGAGGGCCGGTCGTCTCAGTACCTGATCATCGAACTGCTGATGATCGAGGGGCGGACGGTGGAAACCCGGAAGAACCTTATCCGGCTGCTGTTTGAGCGCATCAGCCAGCAACTTGGCCTTTCGGTTGTGGACATCGAAATCTGCATTCTGGAAAGTCCGGCGCACAACTGGGGTTTCCGCGGCAAGACCGGCGACGAAGCCGCTATTTCGTATAAAATCGACGTCTGA